Proteins found in one Paraburkholderia caballeronis genomic segment:
- the rapZ gene encoding RNase adapter RapZ encodes MRIVLITGISGSGKSVALNALEDVGYFCVDNLPPRFLPQLAGYLANDGYERLAVAIDARSSSSFDDMPEIIRDLSREHDVRVLFLNASTPSLIQRFSETRRRHPLSGSTAHDADVGMLKSLEEAIEHERELVSNLAEFGHKIDTSNLSANALRAWMKVFVEERHGSLALTFESFGFKRGLPLDADFVFDVRALPNPYYDSRLRPLTGLDKPVIDFLNAQPTVHQMIDDIYAFVAKWLPHFHADNRSYLTVAIGCTGGQHRSVYIAQTLATRFATESNVIVRHRDAPLDVGESSRLIA; translated from the coding sequence ATGCGCATTGTCCTGATCACCGGCATCTCCGGATCCGGCAAGTCCGTGGCTTTGAACGCGCTCGAAGACGTCGGCTACTTCTGCGTCGACAACCTGCCGCCGCGCTTTCTGCCGCAGCTCGCCGGGTATCTCGCCAACGACGGCTACGAGCGGCTCGCGGTCGCGATCGACGCGCGCTCCAGTTCGTCGTTCGACGACATGCCGGAGATCATCCGCGACCTGTCGCGCGAGCACGACGTGCGCGTACTGTTCCTGAATGCGAGCACGCCGTCGCTGATCCAGCGCTTTTCTGAAACGCGCCGCCGCCATCCGCTGTCGGGCTCGACCGCGCACGATGCGGACGTCGGCATGCTGAAGTCGCTCGAAGAGGCGATCGAGCACGAGCGCGAACTGGTGTCGAATCTCGCCGAATTCGGTCACAAGATCGACACCAGCAATCTGAGCGCGAATGCGCTGCGCGCATGGATGAAGGTGTTCGTCGAAGAGCGGCACGGCTCGCTCGCGCTGACGTTCGAATCGTTCGGCTTCAAGCGCGGCCTGCCGCTCGACGCGGACTTCGTGTTCGACGTCCGCGCGCTGCCGAACCCGTATTACGACAGCCGGCTGCGTCCGTTGACCGGGCTCGACAAGCCCGTGATCGACTTCCTGAACGCGCAGCCCACCGTCCACCAGATGATCGACGATATCTACGCGTTCGTCGCCAAGTGGCTGCCGCATTTCCACGCGGACAACCGCAGCTACCTGACCGTCGCGATCGGCTGCACCGGCGGCCAGCATCGTTCGGTGTACATCGCGCAGACGCTCGCGACGCGCTTCGCGACCGAATCGAACGTGATCGTCCGTCACCGCGACGCGCCGCTCGACGTCGGCGAGTCGTCCCGGCTAATCGCCTAA
- the mutM gene encoding bifunctional DNA-formamidopyrimidine glycosylase/DNA-(apurinic or apyrimidinic site) lyase, with protein sequence MPELPEVEVTRRGIEPWVAGRRVERVDVRTPALRWPVPAGFAQVLQGRTIRSVGRRGKYLLFEVDDGWFIVHLGMTGTLRVLRNLPKLPKAAKHDHVDWIFDEFILRYRDPRRFGAVLWHPREAGDVLGHPLLASLGIEPFTQGFSGALLFRRTRGRKVSVKQALLAGDIVVGVGNIYASESLFRAGIRPTTAAGRVSLARYELLADAVRAVLASAIEKGGSTLRDFVGSDGESGYFQLEYFVYDRAGEPCRVCGTPIKQIVQGQRSTYYCPHCQR encoded by the coding sequence ATGCCAGAGCTGCCAGAAGTTGAGGTCACGCGCCGCGGAATCGAGCCGTGGGTCGCGGGCCGCCGCGTCGAGCGCGTGGACGTGCGCACCCCCGCGCTGCGCTGGCCGGTCCCGGCCGGTTTCGCGCAGGTATTGCAGGGGCGGACGATCCGCAGCGTCGGACGACGCGGCAAATATCTGCTGTTCGAAGTCGATGACGGCTGGTTCATCGTCCACCTTGGGATGACGGGAACATTGCGCGTGCTGCGCAACCTGCCGAAGCTGCCGAAGGCCGCGAAGCACGATCACGTGGACTGGATCTTCGACGAGTTCATATTGCGCTATCGCGACCCGCGGCGCTTCGGCGCCGTGCTGTGGCATCCGCGCGAGGCGGGCGACGTGCTCGGGCATCCGCTGCTCGCGAGCCTCGGCATCGAGCCGTTCACGCAGGGGTTTTCCGGTGCGCTGCTGTTTCGCCGGACGCGCGGGCGCAAGGTATCCGTCAAGCAGGCGCTGCTCGCGGGCGACATCGTCGTCGGGGTCGGCAACATCTATGCGTCCGAGAGTCTGTTCCGCGCGGGCATCCGGCCGACCACCGCGGCGGGCCGGGTTTCGCTCGCGCGTTACGAACTGCTTGCGGACGCGGTGCGCGCGGTGCTCGCATCGGCGATCGAGAAGGGCGGCAGCACGCTGCGCGACTTCGTCGGCAGCGACGGCGAGAGCGGTTATTTCCAGCTCGAATATTTCGTCTACGATCGCGCGGGCGAGCCGTGCCGCGTGTGCGGCACGCCGATCAAACAGATCGTCCAGGGCCAGCGGTCCACCTACTACTGTCCGCATTGCCAGCGGTGA
- the ptsN gene encoding PTS IIA-like nitrogen regulatory protein PtsN has product MNRLAKILPLENVVVGLSVTSKKRVFEQAGLIFENQNGIARSTVTDNLFARERLGSTGLGEGVAIPHGRIKGLKQPLAAFVRLAEPIPFEAPDGLPVSLLIFLLVPEQATQQHLEILSEIAQLLSDRDTRERLHTEQDRETLHRLLTQWQP; this is encoded by the coding sequence ATGAATCGTTTAGCCAAAATACTTCCCCTCGAGAACGTCGTCGTCGGACTGTCGGTCACCAGCAAGAAACGCGTCTTCGAACAAGCTGGCCTGATCTTCGAAAACCAGAACGGCATCGCACGCAGCACGGTCACAGACAATCTTTTCGCGCGCGAACGCCTCGGCTCGACCGGGCTCGGCGAAGGCGTCGCGATTCCGCACGGGCGCATCAAGGGGCTGAAGCAGCCGCTCGCCGCGTTTGTCCGGCTCGCGGAACCGATTCCGTTCGAAGCCCCCGACGGCCTGCCCGTATCGTTGCTGATCTTCCTGCTGGTGCCCGAGCAGGCTACCCAGCAGCATCTCGAAATCCTGTCGGAAATCGCGCAGTTGCTGTCCGATCGCGACACGCGTGAGCGCCTGCACACCGAACAGGACCGCGAAACATTGCATCGCCTGCTCACCCAGTGGCAACCTTGA
- a CDS encoding ribose-phosphate pyrophosphokinase encodes MSSHDGLMVFTGNANPALAQEVVKILGIPLGKAMVSRFSDGEIQVEIQENVRGKDVFVLQSTCAPTNDNLMELMIMVDALKRASAGRITAAIPYFGYARQDRRPRSARVAISAKVVANMLEIAGVERIITMDLHADQIQGFFDIPVDNIYATPVLLGDLRKQNHDNLLVVSPDVGGVVRARALAKQLNCDLAIIDKRRPKANVAEVMNIIGEVEGRTCVIMDDMVDTAGTLCKAAQVLKERGAKQVFAYATHPVLSGGAAERIAASSLDELVVTDTIPLGAEARACPKIRSLSSAGLLAETFSRIRRGDSVMSLFAES; translated from the coding sequence ATGAGCAGCCATGACGGCCTGATGGTTTTTACTGGCAACGCAAATCCCGCGCTTGCTCAGGAAGTCGTCAAGATCCTCGGTATCCCCCTTGGCAAGGCAATGGTCAGCCGTTTCTCCGACGGCGAGATCCAGGTCGAAATCCAGGAAAACGTGCGCGGCAAGGACGTCTTCGTTCTGCAATCCACCTGCGCGCCGACGAACGACAACCTGATGGAACTGATGATCATGGTCGATGCGCTGAAGCGCGCATCCGCCGGCCGGATCACCGCAGCCATCCCGTATTTCGGTTATGCGCGCCAGGATCGCCGTCCGCGTTCCGCGCGCGTCGCGATCTCGGCGAAGGTCGTCGCGAACATGCTGGAAATCGCCGGCGTCGAACGGATCATCACGATGGATCTGCACGCCGACCAGATTCAGGGCTTCTTCGACATCCCGGTCGACAACATCTACGCGACGCCGGTGTTGCTCGGCGACCTGCGCAAGCAGAACCACGACAACCTGCTGGTCGTGTCGCCGGACGTCGGCGGCGTGGTCCGCGCCCGTGCGCTCGCCAAGCAGCTGAACTGCGATCTCGCGATCATCGACAAGCGTCGCCCGAAGGCGAACGTCGCCGAGGTGATGAACATCATCGGTGAAGTCGAAGGCCGCACCTGCGTGATCATGGACGACATGGTCGACACCGCCGGCACGCTGTGCAAGGCAGCCCAGGTGCTGAAGGAGCGCGGCGCGAAGCAGGTGTTCGCGTATGCGACGCACCCGGTGCTGTCCGGCGGAGCCGCCGAGCGCATCGCGGCGTCGTCGCTCGACGAACTCGTCGTCACCGACACGATCCCGCTCGGCGCGGAAGCGCGCGCCTGCCCGAAGATCCGCTCGCTGTCGAGCGCCGGCCTGCTCGCGGAGACGTTCTCGCGTATCCGTCGCGGCGACTCGGTGATGTCGCTCTTCGCGGAGAGCTAA
- a CDS encoding 50S ribosomal protein L25/general stress protein Ctc, producing MKVVAFERNLQGTGASRRLRNAGKTPAIVYGVGAEPQLIELDHNALWHALKKEVFHSSILELEVGGKSQQVLLRDVQYHPFRQLVLHVDFQRVDPNKPIHTKVPLHFMNQESNPAVKLSSAIISHVVNEIEVACLPGSLPEFLEVDLAKIEAGQSLHAKDIALPAGVSLIAHVEAENPVIASATVPAGAVAAGEDEAAAE from the coding sequence ATGAAAGTAGTCGCTTTCGAGCGTAACCTGCAAGGTACGGGTGCGAGCCGCCGCCTGCGCAACGCCGGCAAGACGCCGGCGATCGTGTACGGTGTCGGTGCCGAGCCGCAACTGATCGAACTCGATCACAACGCGCTGTGGCACGCCCTGAAGAAGGAAGTTTTCCACTCGTCGATCCTCGAACTCGAAGTCGGCGGCAAGTCGCAGCAAGTGCTGCTGCGCGACGTGCAATACCACCCGTTCCGTCAACTCGTGCTGCACGTGGACTTCCAGCGCGTCGATCCGAACAAGCCGATCCACACGAAGGTGCCGCTGCACTTCATGAACCAGGAAAGCAACCCGGCCGTGAAGCTGTCGAGCGCGATCATCTCGCACGTCGTGAACGAAATCGAAGTCGCGTGCCTGCCGGGCTCGCTGCCTGAGTTCCTCGAAGTCGATCTGGCGAAGATCGAAGCGGGTCAATCGCTGCACGCGAAGGACATCGCGCTGCCGGCCGGCGTCTCGCTGATCGCGCACGTCGAAGCCGAAAACCCGGTCATCGCGTCGGCCACCGTGCCGGCCGGCGCCGTGGCGGCTGGCGAAGACGAAGCAGCAGCCGAGTAA
- the hpf gene encoding ribosome hibernation-promoting factor, HPF/YfiA family has translation MNLKISGHHLEVTPALREYVITKLDRVLRHFDQVIDGNVVLSVDNHKEKDKRQRVEVNLHLKGKDIFVESANGDMYAAIDLLVDKLDRQVVRHKDRVQGHQHDALKHQPAPSIEIPPQ, from the coding sequence ATGAATCTGAAGATCAGTGGACACCATCTCGAAGTAACGCCAGCGTTGCGAGAATACGTGATCACCAAACTGGACAGGGTGCTGAGGCATTTCGATCAGGTCATCGATGGCAATGTGGTCCTCTCGGTCGACAATCATAAGGAAAAGGATAAGAGGCAGAGGGTGGAAGTGAACCTCCATCTGAAGGGCAAGGACATTTTTGTGGAGAGCGCGAACGGCGACATGTACGCGGCGATCGACCTGCTGGTCGACAAGCTCGATCGACAGGTGGTGCGCCACAAGGATCGCGTGCAGGGGCATCAGCACGATGCATTGAAACACCAGCCCGCGCCGTCGATCGAAATTCCGCCGCAATAG
- a CDS encoding LON peptidase substrate-binding domain-containing protein produces MSSTPAVLADLPLFPLHTVLFPGGLLPLKIFEARYLDMARECLREKTPFGVCMLKSGAAVAQPDDPAVPEAIGCLAEIEQCDVEAFGMLLIRAHGTRRFRLLSHRVEPDGLLVGMAEPLPDDIPLEGGERLARFGACAEVLERIIATIRERDASSVPFAEPFRFDDPSWVSNRLAEVLPIPLRARQKLMELPDAGARIDVVHHYMQQHQLL; encoded by the coding sequence ATGTCCTCCACTCCTGCCGTGCTTGCCGATCTGCCACTGTTCCCGCTGCATACGGTGCTGTTCCCAGGCGGCCTGCTGCCGCTGAAGATCTTCGAGGCGCGATACCTGGACATGGCGCGCGAATGCCTGCGCGAGAAAACGCCGTTCGGCGTGTGCATGCTGAAGAGCGGCGCGGCGGTCGCGCAGCCGGACGACCCGGCGGTGCCGGAGGCCATCGGTTGCCTCGCGGAGATCGAGCAGTGCGACGTCGAGGCGTTCGGCATGCTGCTGATCCGCGCGCATGGCACGCGGCGGTTCCGGCTGCTGTCGCATCGGGTCGAGCCGGACGGACTGCTGGTCGGCATGGCCGAGCCGCTGCCCGACGACATTCCGCTCGAAGGCGGCGAACGGCTCGCGCGTTTCGGCGCATGCGCGGAAGTGCTCGAACGGATCATCGCGACGATCCGCGAGCGCGACGCGTCGAGCGTGCCGTTCGCGGAGCCGTTCAGGTTCGACGATCCGTCATGGGTGTCGAACCGTCTTGCGGAAGTGCTGCCGATCCCGCTGCGCGCGCGTCAGAAGCTGATGGAACTGCCGGACGCCGGCGCGCGCATCGACGTCGTCCATCACTACATGCAGCAGCATCAGCTGTTGTGA
- the mutY gene encoding A/G-specific adenine glycosylase, which yields MSSETSLASPLHAEFAARLIAWQRQHGRHDLPWQNTRDPYRIWLSEIMLQQTQVATVIPYYARFLDRFPTVGALAAAPLDDVMALWAGLGYYSRARNLHRCAQVVADEHGGAFPASVDALAELPGIGRSTAAAIASFAFGARATILDGNVKRVLARVFGIDGFPGEKRVENAMWVLAESLVPGAHASDADVSAYTQGLMDLGATLCVRGKPDCVRCPFADDCVANTTGRQRELPASRPKKAVPTRRTWMLVLLDGDAVMLEKRPPTGIWGGLWSLPEAPDEVALGVRARAFGANGAVSPLAPLSHTFTHFRLDIEPRVIELNGKGAQPAAVALDAQDAQTAWVALSGIDAFGVPAPVRKLLDGLRGSLL from the coding sequence ATGTCCTCAGAAACTTCCCTTGCTTCGCCGCTGCACGCGGAATTCGCCGCACGCCTGATCGCGTGGCAGCGCCAGCACGGCCGCCACGACCTGCCGTGGCAGAACACGCGCGACCCGTATCGCATCTGGCTCTCCGAGATCATGTTGCAGCAGACCCAGGTCGCGACGGTGATTCCGTACTATGCGCGTTTTCTCGATCGCTTTCCGACGGTCGGCGCACTCGCGGCCGCGCCGCTCGACGACGTGATGGCGCTGTGGGCCGGCCTCGGTTATTACTCGCGCGCGCGCAACCTGCACCGCTGCGCGCAGGTCGTCGCAGATGAGCATGGCGGCGCGTTTCCGGCGTCGGTCGATGCGCTGGCCGAACTGCCCGGCATCGGGCGTTCGACCGCGGCCGCGATCGCGTCGTTCGCGTTCGGCGCGCGCGCGACGATTCTCGACGGCAACGTGAAGCGCGTGCTCGCGCGCGTGTTCGGGATCGACGGATTTCCCGGCGAAAAGCGCGTCGAGAACGCGATGTGGGTGCTCGCGGAATCGCTGGTGCCGGGCGCCCATGCGAGCGACGCGGACGTGAGCGCCTACACGCAGGGTTTGATGGACCTCGGGGCGACGCTGTGCGTGCGCGGCAAGCCCGATTGCGTGCGTTGTCCGTTCGCGGACGACTGCGTCGCGAACACGACCGGCCGGCAGCGCGAACTGCCGGCTTCGCGTCCGAAGAAGGCGGTGCCGACGCGGCGCACGTGGATGCTGGTGCTGCTCGACGGCGACGCGGTGATGCTGGAGAAGCGGCCGCCGACCGGCATCTGGGGCGGCCTGTGGAGCCTGCCGGAAGCGCCGGACGAAGTCGCGCTCGGTGTCCGCGCGCGGGCGTTCGGCGCGAACGGCGCGGTGTCGCCGCTTGCGCCTTTGAGCCATACGTTTACGCATTTCCGGCTCGACATCGAGCCGCGCGTGATCGAGCTGAACGGCAAGGGGGCGCAACCGGCAGCGGTCGCACTGGACGCGCAGGACGCCCAGACTGCATGGGTCGCGTTGAGCGGGATCGACGCGTTCGGCGTGCCCGCGCCGGTGCGCAAGCTGCTCGACGGATTGAGAGGTTCGCTGCTCTAA
- the lolB gene encoding lipoprotein insertase outer membrane protein LolB, with protein MPDFRFAPRFTSVSPNRRTRAGRNLRRSALGAAVAALVALAGCASPPPRQPSTSNATTSLTTQTSRAYHGRFAVQYVDQYGQQRNAYGNFDWRENGSTVALELRNPLGQTLAIVTSSPAQATLELPNRQPLTADNVSTLMQSSLGFALPVEGLRYWLQPSVAPTSRAQTTADQQDASRLAQIRQDGWTIDYLAYADAPATGVKRVNLTREDPPLEIKLVLDQ; from the coding sequence ATGCCCGATTTCCGCTTCGCTCCCCGCTTCACGTCCGTCTCCCCGAATCGTCGCACCCGCGCGGGCCGCAATCTGCGGCGCTCCGCGCTCGGCGCGGCCGTCGCCGCGCTCGTCGCGCTCGCGGGCTGCGCGAGCCCGCCGCCGCGCCAGCCGTCGACGTCGAACGCGACAACGTCGCTGACCACGCAGACGAGCCGCGCGTATCACGGCCGCTTCGCGGTCCAGTACGTCGATCAGTACGGCCAGCAACGCAACGCATACGGCAACTTCGACTGGCGCGAGAACGGCTCGACCGTCGCGCTCGAACTACGCAACCCGCTCGGGCAGACGCTCGCGATCGTCACGTCGTCGCCGGCGCAGGCGACGCTCGAACTGCCGAACCGCCAGCCGCTGACCGCCGACAACGTATCGACGCTGATGCAGAGTTCGCTCGGCTTCGCGCTGCCGGTCGAAGGCCTGCGCTACTGGCTGCAGCCGTCGGTCGCGCCCACCTCGCGCGCGCAGACGACCGCCGACCAGCAGGATGCGTCGCGCCTCGCGCAGATCCGTCAGGATGGCTGGACGATCGACTATCTCGCGTACGCGGACGCGCCGGCCACCGGCGTGAAGCGCGTGAACCTGACCCGCGAAGATCCACCGCTCGAAATCAAGCTCGTGCTCGACCAGTAA
- a CDS encoding tetratricopeptide repeat protein, with protein MELSYVKLLAKRRSAAPRMPGSGARRLIAAAVVAAWALTASSAYAQDPSPDTDDTSVSMPDVLGAATADEKKDLPTVPLSSQIVFQVLAAEVALQRDQPAPAYQTYMALTRDTHDPRMAQRATEIALAAQSPSDALNAVQLWQQYAPDSERASQLDASLLVLAGRPDDAQPLLARELARVPAENRGAALLSLQLLLSRGPNRVGGLNVLKDLLKGDMDRPEAQLAIGRQQLLADDVPGARKSFEQALSIKPDYLAAALMLSQMGPEERNEGIASIEKYVQQNPKSHEGRLALAQTYLAADRLDDAQKQFEIMRKENGSDLMPLMALALINVQQKKFDAAQKYLAQYAQQAEKTPGADPGQAYIYLAQIAAERQDTAGANSWLDHIGPTSQQYIPAQITRAQLLDKQGKTDDARKLLAGLQAADPRDQALIARTDAAILFDARRYPEAEARLAKATSDFPDDADLAYDYAMAAEKNDHYDVMEQQLRKLIRAQPDNPQAYNALGYSLADRGLRLDEADKLIEKASSLAPDDAFIMDSVGWVKYRLGDTPDAIKLLRKAFTLQPNAEIGAHLGEVLWKNGDQDGARAAWREAHKLEPDNDTLVKTLRRFQVNDL; from the coding sequence ATGGAACTGTCTTACGTAAAGCTGTTGGCGAAGCGCCGCTCGGCGGCGCCGCGCATGCCGGGCTCCGGCGCCCGTCGCCTGATCGCCGCGGCCGTCGTGGCAGCCTGGGCGCTCACCGCGTCGAGCGCATACGCACAGGATCCGTCCCCGGACACCGACGATACGTCCGTGTCGATGCCGGACGTGCTCGGCGCCGCGACCGCGGACGAGAAGAAGGATCTGCCGACGGTGCCGCTGTCGAGCCAGATCGTGTTCCAGGTGCTCGCGGCCGAAGTCGCGCTGCAACGCGATCAGCCGGCTCCCGCCTACCAGACCTACATGGCGCTCACGCGCGACACGCACGATCCGCGGATGGCGCAGCGCGCCACCGAAATCGCGCTCGCTGCGCAGAGTCCGTCCGATGCGCTGAACGCGGTGCAGTTGTGGCAGCAATATGCGCCGGATTCGGAGCGCGCGTCGCAGCTCGACGCGTCGCTGCTCGTGCTGGCCGGACGCCCGGACGACGCGCAACCGCTGCTCGCGCGCGAACTCGCTCGCGTGCCCGCCGAGAATCGCGGCGCCGCGCTGCTGTCGCTGCAATTGCTGCTGTCGCGCGGGCCGAACCGCGTCGGCGGGCTCAACGTGCTGAAGGATCTGCTGAAGGGCGACATGGATCGTCCCGAAGCGCAGCTCGCGATCGGCCGTCAGCAACTGCTCGCCGACGATGTGCCGGGCGCGCGCAAGTCGTTCGAACAGGCGCTCTCGATCAAGCCCGATTACCTGGCCGCCGCGCTGATGCTGTCGCAGATGGGGCCGGAAGAACGCAACGAAGGGATCGCGTCGATCGAGAAGTACGTGCAGCAGAATCCCAAATCGCATGAAGGCCGGCTCGCGCTCGCGCAGACGTATCTCGCGGCGGACCGCCTCGACGACGCGCAGAAGCAGTTCGAAATCATGCGCAAGGAAAACGGCAGCGATCTGATGCCGCTGATGGCGCTCGCGCTGATCAACGTGCAGCAGAAGAAGTTCGATGCCGCGCAGAAGTACCTGGCGCAATATGCGCAGCAGGCCGAAAAGACGCCCGGCGCCGATCCCGGCCAGGCATACATCTACCTCGCGCAGATCGCGGCCGAGCGCCAGGATACGGCCGGCGCGAACAGCTGGCTCGACCATATCGGCCCGACCAGCCAGCAATACATCCCCGCGCAGATCACGCGCGCGCAACTGCTCGACAAGCAGGGCAAGACCGACGACGCGCGCAAGCTGCTCGCCGGCCTCCAGGCTGCGGATCCGCGCGACCAGGCGCTGATCGCGCGCACCGACGCCGCGATCCTGTTCGATGCGCGGCGCTATCCGGAAGCGGAAGCGCGTCTCGCGAAGGCGACGAGCGACTTCCCCGACGACGCCGATCTCGCGTACGACTACGCGATGGCCGCCGAGAAGAACGATCACTACGACGTGATGGAACAGCAGTTGCGCAAGCTGATTCGCGCACAGCCGGATAACCCGCAGGCGTACAACGCACTCGGTTATTCGCTCGCCGATCGCGGCTTGCGTCTCGACGAAGCGGACAAGCTGATCGAAAAGGCGTCGTCGCTCGCGCCGGACGACGCGTTCATCATGGACAGCGTCGGCTGGGTCAAATACCGGCTCGGCGATACACCCGATGCGATCAAGCTGCTGCGCAAGGCGTTCACGCTGCAGCCGAACGCGGAGATCGGCGCGCATCTCGGCGAAGTGCTGTGGAAGAACGGCGACCAGGACGGCGCACGCGCCGCGTGGCGCGAGGCGCACAAGCTCGAACCCGACAACGACACGCTCGTGAAAACGCTCAGGCGCTTTCAGGTGAACGATCTCTGA
- the hprK gene encoding HPr(Ser) kinase/phosphatase, whose product MDTSSINAQSIFDDNATTLKLSWLTGHEGWERGFSSETVATATASADLVGHLNLIHPNRIQVLGDAEIHYYQRQTDEDRSRHMAELIALEPPFLVVADGMTAPPELVLRCTRSSTPLFTTPMSAATVIDSLRLYMSRILAPRATLHGVFLDILGMGVLLTGDSGLGKSELGLELISRGHGLVADDAVDFVRLGPDFVEGRCPPLLQNLLEVRGLGLLDIKTIFGETAVRRKMKLKLIVQLVRRPDGEFQRLPLESQTVDVLGLPISKVTIQVAAGRNLAVLVEAAVRNTILQLRGIDTLRDFMDRQRLAMQDPDSQFPGKLI is encoded by the coding sequence ATGGACACGTCCAGCATCAACGCCCAAAGCATCTTCGACGATAACGCGACCACGCTGAAGCTGAGCTGGCTGACCGGGCACGAGGGCTGGGAGCGCGGCTTCTCGTCCGAGACCGTCGCGACGGCGACCGCGAGTGCCGACCTCGTCGGCCACCTGAACCTGATCCACCCGAACCGGATCCAGGTGCTGGGTGACGCCGAAATCCACTACTACCAGCGGCAGACCGACGAAGACCGTTCGCGCCACATGGCCGAACTGATCGCGCTGGAGCCGCCGTTCCTCGTCGTCGCCGACGGGATGACCGCGCCGCCCGAACTGGTGCTGCGCTGCACGCGTTCATCCACCCCGCTCTTCACGACGCCGATGTCCGCGGCGACCGTGATCGACAGCCTGCGCCTCTATATGTCGCGCATCCTCGCGCCGCGCGCGACGCTGCACGGCGTATTCCTCGACATCCTCGGGATGGGCGTGCTGCTGACCGGCGATTCGGGCCTCGGCAAGAGCGAACTCGGCCTCGAACTGATCAGCCGCGGCCACGGCCTCGTCGCCGACGACGCGGTGGACTTCGTGCGCCTCGGCCCGGACTTCGTCGAGGGACGCTGCCCGCCGCTGCTGCAGAATCTGCTCGAAGTGCGCGGCCTCGGGCTGCTCGACATCAAGACGATCTTCGGCGAAACCGCGGTGCGCCGGAAAATGAAGCTGAAGCTGATCGTGCAGCTCGTGCGGCGTCCGGACGGCGAGTTCCAGCGGCTGCCGCTGGAAAGCCAGACCGTCGACGTGCTCGGCCTGCCGATCAGCAAGGTCACGATCCAGGTCGCGGCAGGCCGCAACCTCGCGGTGCTGGTCGAGGCCGCGGTGCGCAACACGATCCTGCAACTGCGCGGAATCGACACGCTGCGCGACTTCATGGACCGTCAGCGTCTCGCGATGCAGGACCCCGACAGCCAGTTTCCAGGCAAGCTGATCTGA
- the ispE gene encoding 4-(cytidine 5'-diphospho)-2-C-methyl-D-erythritol kinase, whose protein sequence is MIETEDSLRDCLAPAKLNLFLHITGRRPDGYHDLQTVFQLLDWGDTLHFARRDDGLVTRRTDVAGVPAEHDLTVRAATLLKQHTGTSQGVEIDIDKRLPMGAGLGGGSSDAATTLLALNRLWKLDLPRTELQALALKLGADVPFFVFGKNAFAEGVGEALETVQLPRRYFLVVTPRVHVPTAEIFSEKSLTRDTEVVTMAVFLAQQATQTAGWPDSFGRNDMQQVVAGKYAEVAQVLQWFDTVAPARMTGSGASVFAAFASLAEAEAAQARLPGDWRSAVATSLDTHPLFAFAA, encoded by the coding sequence ATGATCGAAACCGAAGACTCGCTGCGCGACTGCCTCGCACCGGCGAAACTGAATCTGTTCCTGCACATCACCGGTCGCCGGCCGGACGGCTATCACGACCTGCAAACCGTGTTTCAGCTGCTCGACTGGGGCGACACGCTGCACTTCGCGCGTCGCGACGACGGCCTCGTCACGCGCCGGACCGACGTGGCCGGCGTGCCTGCCGAACACGACCTCACCGTTCGCGCAGCGACGCTGCTGAAGCAGCATACCGGCACGAGCCAGGGCGTCGAGATCGACATCGACAAGCGTCTGCCGATGGGTGCGGGCCTCGGCGGCGGCAGCTCCGATGCGGCGACGACGCTGCTCGCCTTGAACCGGCTATGGAAGCTCGACCTTCCGCGCACCGAATTGCAGGCGCTCGCATTGAAGCTGGGCGCGGATGTGCCGTTCTTCGTGTTCGGGAAAAATGCGTTTGCGGAGGGTGTTGGAGAGGCGCTTGAAACGGTACAATTGCCGCGGCGTTATTTTCTCGTCGTGACGCCGCGCGTTCATGTTCCTACCGCTGAAATTTTTTCAGAGAAGTCGTTGACAAGGGACACAGAGGTCGTCACAATGGCGGTCTTTCTTGCACAGCAAGCAACGCAGACGGCAGGATGGCCAGACAGTTTCGGCCGGAATGACATGCAGCAGGTTGTCGCGGGAAAATACGCGGAAGTTGCGCAGGTGCTGCAGTGGTTCGATACTGTCGCCCCCGCGCGGATGACCGGATCGGGTGCAAGCGTTTTTGCCGCGTTTGCCAGCCTCGCTGAAGCAGAAGCCGCTCAGGCCCGTCTGCCAGGCGACTGGAGAAGCGCAGTAGCGACGAGCCTGGATACGCATCCACTCTTCGCTTTCGCGGCTTAG